One Hippocampus zosterae strain Florida chromosome 21, ASM2543408v3, whole genome shotgun sequence genomic region harbors:
- the tspan33a gene encoding tetraspanin-33, protein MCGRRERNSPGRHDEDFSFVSPVVKYLLFIFNFVFWLIAMAMIAIGVYARVVKHAETALACLAVDPAMMLLVVGVLMFIITFCGCVGSLRENICLLQFFCISLTVIFLLQLAAGVLGFIFSDKARNKVTQMVNNAIVHYRDDMDLQNLIDFGQKEFACCGAMTYTDWSNNMYFNCTANNPSRERCSVPFSCCIITKEKVEVINTMCGQGMQVVEYIDAGNVIHTNGCIDKVVDWIHSNLFLLGGVALGLAIPQLVGILLSQMLISQIKDQIELQNYNLKHRADPWR, encoded by the exons ATGTGTGGGAGACGTGAAAGAAACTCACCTGGACGTCACGATGAAGACTTCTCCTTTGTCAGCCCCGTGGTCAAATATCTACTCTTCATATTTAATTTCGTCTTTTGG CTCATCGCCATGGCCATGATCGCTATCGGTGTGTACGCCCGCGTCGTCAAGCATGCAG AGACGGCGTTGGCGTGTCTCGCCGTGGATCCGGCCATGATGCTGCTGGTGGTCGGCGTCCTCATGTTTATCATCACTTTCTGCGGCTGTGTGGGCTCGCTGCGGGAGAACATTTGCCTGCTGCAGTTT TTCTGCATCAGTCTGACTGTCATCTTCCTGCTTCAGTTAGCTGCTGGAGTGCTAGGATTCATCTTTTCTGATAAG GCCCGTAACAAAGTCACGCAAATGGTCAACAACGCCATCGTGCACTACAGAGATGACATGGACCTGCAGAACCTCATCGACTTTGGCCAGAAAGAA TTTGCCTGCTGTGGAGCCATGACCTACACTGACTGGTCCAACAACATGTACTTCAACTGCACCGCCAACAATCCCAGCCGGGAACGCTGCTCTGTCCCCTTCTCATGTTGCATCATCACCAAAGAAAAG gtggagGTGATTAACACCATGTGCGGGCAAGGCATGCAGGTCGTGGAATACATCGATGCCGGCAATGTCATCCACACCAACGGATGCATCGACAAGGTAGTGGACTGGATTCACAGTAACCTCTTCCTGTTGGGAGGCGTCGCGCTGGGGCTGGCCATACCTCAG TTGGTGGGCATCCTGCTTTCTCAAATGCTCATCAGCCAAATTAAAGACCAGATTGAGCTGCAGAATTACAACCTGAAACATCGCGCCGACCCGTGGAGATGA